The following proteins are encoded in a genomic region of Fusarium oxysporum f. sp. lycopersici 4287 chromosome 1, whole genome shotgun sequence:
- a CDS encoding hypothetical protein (At least one base has a quality score < 10): protein MAEPNPSAQQPAAGTGATYKAPTPKPKQNPALRMMGLPNLPRKLPSRNWLIFWAITGSISAAIIYDKREKKRATAKWKHAVAPLAKDIIPSASQLPRKLTIFLEAPPGDGLRIAQDHFIEYAKPVLAASGLDWEFVQGRQQGDVRAAVAEKIRRERRKYERPDEEDLQTDEAITESLRKKNQVPEYEGVKGDIIFGRHTWKEYIRGLHEGWLGPLDPPVKPEPITKTVEADSETPKAEGDQPEEKKEGKKEEEEEKKPERPPQPLPYNTTADYSIANLPPQIPAEFSPANPIPLPHRLGFRHTLVRLNRFFNRRKLADEIGREVAAVCFANSSREWREADGQYEQELVLKHEENDWVKSVWKPEDPPKQDDDNTATVPTEPPKEKIWPAPMVIDPRLAQRMRRFEIAPEDEARAAHIKVSEAEIEGWIKGSFRSLWNYTVESVTAKPMRPNVGNVDSDE from the coding sequence ATGGCCGAGCCCAACCCTTCAGCGCAGCAGCCCGCTGCCGGCACCGGCGCAACGTACAAGGCGCCCACACCAAAGCCGAAACAGAACCCAGCTCTTCGGATGATGGGTCTGCCAAATCTCCCTCGAAAACTTCCCTCGCGCAACTGGCTTATATTTTGGGCTATCACTGGTTCTATTTCAGCTGCTATCATCTACGACAAGcgcgagaagaagagggctACTGCGAAGTGGAAGCACGCTGTTGCCCCTCTCGCAAAGGACATAATCCCCTCAGCAAGCCAACTGCCTCGCAAACTGACCATTTTCCTCGAGGCGCCTCCTGGCGATGGTCTACGGATTGCACAGGACCATTTTATTGAGTATGCCAAGCCCGTCTTGGCTGCCTCTGGTCTTGACTGGGAGTTCGTTCAGGGAAGACAACAAGGTGATGTGAGAGCTGCCGTAGCAGAGAAGATTCGtagggagaggaggaagtATGAGAGgccagatgaagaggacCTACAAACAGACGAGGCTATAACTGAGTCattgaggaagaagaaccaGGTTCCAGAGTATGAGGGTGTCAAAGGCGATATCATCTTCGGCCGACATACATGGAAGGAATATATCAGGGGACTACACGAGGGTTGGCTTGGTCCTCTTGACCCTCCCGTAAAGCCTGAGCCTATAACAAAAACTGTCGAGGCGGATTCTGAGACTCCCAAGGCCGAAGGTGACCAACccgaagagaagaaggagggcaagaaggaggaggaggaagagaagaagcctgAGCGACCACCCCAACCACTGCCCTACAACACCACCGCCGATTATTCCATCGCCAATCTCCCTCCTCAAATTCCCGCCGAGTTTTCCCCCGCAAACCCCATCCCTCTTCCCCACCGCCTGGGCTTCCGTCACACTCTGGTCCGCCTGAACCGCTTCTTCAACCGCCGCAAACTAGCCGACGAGATCGGCCGCGAGGTCGCTGCTGTATGCTTCGCCAACTCTTCTCGTGAGTGGCGAGAGGCCGATGGTCAGTATGAGCAGGAGCTCGTTCTAAAGCATGAGGAGAACGACTGGGTCAAGTCAGTTTGGAAGCCCGAGGACCCCCCCAAGCAAGATGATGACAACACCGCCACTGTGCCTACTGAGCCCCCCAAGGAGAAAATCTGGCCTGCGCCTATGGTCATTGACCCTCGATTAGCGCAGCGAATGCGGCGCTTTGAGATTGCCCCTGAAGATGAAGCCCGCGCCGCACATATCAAAGTCTCTGAGGCCGAGATTGAGGGATGGATAAAAGGAAGCTTCCGCAGCTTGTGGAACTATACTGTTGAATCAGTGACTGCCAAGCCCATGAGACCTAATGTTGGTAATGTGGACAGCGATGAGTAG
- a CDS encoding hypothetical protein (At least one base has a quality score < 10), whose product MDFQNRAGSKFGGGGVASQSATNADRRERLRKLALETIDLDKDPYFFKNHVGSFECRLCLTVHQNDGSYLAHTQGKKHQTNLARRAAREQKEGRQGAVDPATGLPIGVTGAGFAQRRNVVKIGRPGYKITKIRDPVSRQQGLLFQLQYPDATPETSPKWQVMNAFTQHVEEPDKNFQYLLVAAEPYETVGFKIPARELDKREDKQFAFWDPDAKEYWIQVMFMTEREERFNAAPGLTARR is encoded by the coding sequence ATGGATTTCCAAAACCGCGCCGGCTCGAAATTCGGCGGTGGAGGCGTCGCTTCTCAATCCGCCACCAACGCCGATCGTCGCGAACGTCTTCGCAAGCTCGCTCTCGAGACCATCGACCTCGACAAGGACCCCTACTTCTTCAAGAATCACGTCGGCTCGTTCGAGTGCCGTCTTTGTCTCACGGTTCATCAGAATGATGGCTCCTACCTCGCTCATACGCAGGGCAAGAAACATCAGACCAACCTCGCCCGTCGCGCTGCTCGTGAGCAAAAAGAAGGTCGTCAAGGCGCCGTTGACCCAGCTACTGGTCTCCCCATTGGAGTCACAGGTGCAGGCTTCGCGCAGCGTCGCAACGTCGTAAAGATCGGACGCCCAGGATAcaagatcaccaagatcCGCGACCCTGTCTCTCGTCAGCAGGGTCTGCTCTTCCAGCTCCAATATCCCGATGCGACCCCCGAAACATCTCCCAAGTGGCAGGTCATGAACGCCTTCACTCAGCACGTTGAGGAGCCCGACAAGAACTTCCAATACCTACTCGTCGCCGCCGAACCTTACGAGACAGTTGGCTTCAAAATTCCTGCCCGTGAGCTTGACAAGCGCGAGGACAAGCAGTTTGCCTTTTGGGATCCGGATGCCAAGGAGTATTGGATTCAGGTCATGTTTATGACTGAGCGTGAGGAACGTTTCAACGCGGCTCCTGGTTTGACGGCAAGGAGGTAA
- a CDS encoding protein-serine/threonine kinase (At least one base has a quality score < 10): MDPNNNNNRLYLNFGNGNDRLTASDRAAYPTTPSTFPQPVFPSASGQQPGGLQPQGQQQQQQQYAGGYAPQGYFNQNQYAQYGGQQQQQSNDYAQGAGYQPRSNTPGTNDPNTGLAHQFSHQNLGGAARGQGYARGPSPGQRPRTAGSTGQQPGYNSYMNAPPMPTQASAPAEEFQRAPERNPDRYGTNANSNQKKCSQLAADFFKDSVKRARERNQRQSELEQKLQDPSQGAARREQLWSTAGRKEGQYLRFLRTKDKPENYNTVKIIGKGAFGEVKLVQKKGDGKVYAMKSLIKTEMFKKDQLAHVRSERDILAESDSPWVVKLYTTFQDSYFLYMLIGVLARWRSNDNAYQV; the protein is encoded by the exons ATGGATCCcaataacaacaacaatcgCCTCTATCTCAACTTTGGCAACGGCAACGACCGTTTGACCGCCTCGGACAGGGCAGCATATCCCACTACGCCTTCGACCTTCCCGCAGCCCGTTTTCCCTTCAGCTTCAGGTCAACAGCCTGGTGGATTGCAACCCCAAggtcaacagcagcagcagcagcaatatGCTGGTGGTTATGCGCCCCAGGGTTACTTTAATCAGAACCAATATGCCCAGTATGGCggccagcaacagcagcagtcCAATGACTATGCTCAGGGTGCTGGGTATCAACCACGATCCAATACCCCGGGCACCAACGACCCCAACACAGGTCTCGCTCACCAGTTCTCTCACCAGAACCTCGGAGGTGCTGCTCGAGGGCAAGGTTATGCTCGAGGTCCCTCTCCGGGTCAGCGTCCAAGGACCGCTGGTAGTACAGGACAGCAGCCTGGCTACAACAGCTACATGAACGCCCCTCCTATGCCTACACAGGCCTCTGCCCCCGCAGAAGAATTCCAACGTGCACCCGAGCGAAACCCTGATCGATATGGTACAAATGCCAATAGCAACCAAAAGAAGTGTTCTCAGCTCGCCGCCGACTTTTTTAAGGATAGTGTCAAGCGTGCCCGCGAGCGCAACCAAAG ACAAAGTGAATTGGAGCAGAAGCTTCAGGACCCCTCACAGGGCGCCGCTAGACGTGAGCAGCTCTGGTCCACTGCTGGCAGAAAAGAAGGCCAGTATCTGCGTTTCCTTCGTACCAAGGACAAGCCCGAAAACTATAATACTGTAAAGATTATCGGAAAGGGTGCCTTTGGAGAGGTCAAGCTTGTGCAGAAGAAGGGTGATGGCAAGGTCTATGCTATGAAGTCTCTGATAAAGACAGAAATGTTCAAGAAGGACCAGCTTGCACACGTTCGATCAGAGCGAGACATTCTCGCAGAGTCCGACAGTCCATGGGTCGTCAAGCTCTACACCACCTTCCAGGACTCATACTTCCTCTACATGCTAATTGGAGTTCTTGCCCGGTGGAGATCTAATGACAATGCTTATCAAGTATGA
- a CDS encoding protein-serine/threonine kinase has translation MFECLVGWPPFCAEDSHDTYRKIVNWRQTLYFPDDITLGTDAEHLIRSMVCNTENRLGRGGAHEIKGHAFFRGVEFDSLRRIRAPFEPRLTSNIDTTYFPTDEIDQTDNATVLKAQAIQQGHKVEESPEMSLPFIGYTFKRFDNNFR, from the exons ATGTTCGAGTGTCTGGTGGGCTGGCCTCCTTTCTGCGCTGAAGACAGCCATGACACCTACCGCAAGATTGTCAACTGGAGACAAACTCTGTACTTTCCAGATGATATCACACTGGGTACCGATGCGGAGCATCTTATCCGAAG CATGGTCTGTAACACAGAGAACCGTCTCGGCCGTGGCGGTGCCCACGAAATCAAGGGTCATGCTTTCTTCCGCGGTGTTGAGTTTGATAGCCTGCGCCGTATCCGCGCACCCTTCGAGCCTCGCTTGACCTCCAACATCGACACGACTTATTTCCCTACTGATGAAATTGACCAGACCGATAACGCCACTGTCCTCAAGGCACAGGCTATCCAGCAAGGCCACAAGGTTGAGGAGTCTCCAGAGATGAGCTTGCCATTCATCGGCTACACATTCAAGCGATTTGATAACAACTTCCGATAA